In one window of Methanothermobacter sp. DNA:
- the trpE gene encoding anthranilate synthase component I, translated as MGVNVFGIINLEKPIKEKLEFREPFEVFKSIYSEYESSFLLESMESDTGLARYSFIGFEPEMIIRAREGVIEVDDGDSREEFDSKNPFEDLRGFLKMEKKSGGFCGGLVGYISYQAARFFDTIRLSEGDFPDFEFGLFLDGIMFNHLTGKCSYISRHGNRLPDISPLLGDDVPTGSLGYRRERTLLSKRRYMDMVLEAKERIREGEIFQAVLSNATDYRLRGDRLAFYESLRRINPSPYMYHLKLGEREITGSSPEMLVRVEDRRAETFPIAGTRPRGRTEEEDRVIASDLLSDEKELAEHLMLVDLARNDIGRVSEFGSVEVPEYMTIKRFSHVQHILSHVTGKLRDGIDAIDALGAVFPAGTVSGAPKIRAMEIIESLEGVPRNAYAGALGYLSLNGNADFAITIRSMVCQGKTGRIQAGAGIVHDSIPEMEYLECQNKARALIKSMEMAADTEHLMGAQLPYNGSGR; from the coding sequence ATGGGAGTGAATGTTTTTGGCATTATAAACCTGGAAAAACCCATAAAAGAAAAACTGGAATTCAGAGAACCCTTTGAAGTATTCAAAAGTATCTATTCTGAATATGAGTCTTCATTCCTTCTGGAGTCCATGGAAAGTGACACTGGACTTGCAAGGTACTCCTTCATTGGATTTGAACCTGAGATGATAATAAGGGCCCGTGAAGGGGTCATTGAGGTTGATGATGGCGATTCCAGGGAGGAGTTTGATTCAAAAAACCCATTCGAGGACCTCAGGGGATTTCTGAAGATGGAAAAAAAGTCCGGAGGATTCTGTGGGGGTCTCGTGGGTTACATATCCTATCAGGCCGCAAGATTCTTTGACACCATCAGGCTCAGTGAAGGTGATTTCCCTGATTTTGAATTTGGACTCTTCCTTGATGGTATCATGTTCAACCACCTGACAGGGAAATGCAGTTACATCAGCCGTCACGGCAACAGGCTACCTGATATATCCCCTCTTCTTGGGGATGATGTCCCCACGGGGAGCCTTGGATACAGGAGGGAAAGAACACTCCTCTCAAAGAGGAGGTACATGGACATGGTCCTTGAGGCCAAGGAGAGGATAAGGGAGGGTGAAATATTTCAGGCAGTGCTCTCCAATGCCACAGATTACAGGCTGAGGGGAGACAGGCTGGCATTCTATGAATCCCTCAGGAGGATCAACCCCTCCCCATACATGTACCACCTTAAACTGGGTGAAAGGGAGATAACCGGCTCAAGCCCCGAGATGCTTGTCAGGGTTGAGGATAGAAGGGCTGAAACCTTCCCTATTGCAGGAACGCGTCCCAGAGGAAGGACAGAAGAGGAGGACAGGGTGATAGCCTCTGATCTTTTATCTGATGAGAAGGAACTTGCAGAGCACCTCATGCTGGTTGACCTGGCCCGGAACGATATAGGGCGGGTCTCGGAGTTTGGCTCGGTGGAGGTGCCTGAATACATGACCATAAAGAGGTTCTCCCATGTGCAGCACATACTCTCCCATGTAACCGGTAAATTGAGGGATGGAATTGACGCGATTGATGCACTGGGGGCTGTTTTTCCTGCAGGCACCGTGAGCGGAGCACCAAAGATAAGGGCAATGGAGATAATAGAGTCCCTTGAGGGTGTTCCAAGAAATGCCTATGCAGGTGCACTCGGCTACCTCTCACTCAATGGAAACGCGGACTTCGCAATAACCATAAGGTCAATGGTATGCCAGGGGAAAACAGGGAGAATCCAGGCAGGAGCAGGGATAGTGCATGACTCCATCCCGGAGATGGAATATCTGGAATGCCAGAATAAGGCCAGGGCCCTTATAAAATCAATGGAAATGGCAGCTGACACTGAGCATCTTATGGGTGCTCAGCTGCCCTACAATGGAAGTGGCAGGTGA
- a CDS encoding aminodeoxychorismate/anthranilate synthase component II, with the protein MILIIDNYDSFTHNLYQMAGEILMEMDSADILVVRNDEVDIDDVRDLDPEKIIISPGPGNPIKREDFGICGDVIGEFTDRPILGVCLGHQGIFHYFGGAVGYAEPVHGKISQVFHDGSELFRGVPNPFLATRYHSLRCECNGVPEDILVSASAPDGTIMAIRHRKYPVYGLQFHPESAGTPHGRDILENFLRM; encoded by the coding sequence TTGATCCTGATAATCGATAACTATGACTCATTCACCCACAACCTCTACCAGATGGCAGGGGAGATCCTGATGGAAATGGATTCTGCAGATATCCTGGTTGTGAGAAACGATGAGGTGGACATTGATGATGTTAGGGACCTTGACCCTGAGAAGATAATAATCTCCCCGGGTCCAGGCAACCCCATTAAGAGGGAAGATTTTGGCATATGCGGTGATGTGATAGGTGAATTCACTGATAGACCCATACTGGGTGTCTGCCTCGGGCACCAGGGGATATTCCATTACTTTGGCGGTGCTGTTGGTTACGCGGAACCTGTTCATGGGAAGATCAGCCAGGTCTTCCATGACGGGTCAGAACTCTTCAGGGGAGTTCCAAATCCCTTCCTGGCCACAAGGTACCATTCACTGAGATGTGAGTGTAATGGGGTGCCTGAGGACATCCTGGTATCTGCATCTGCACCTGACGGCACCATAATGGCCATAAGACACCGGAAGTATCCAGTCTACGGGTTACAGTTCCACCCGGAATCCGCAGGAACCCCCCACGGGAGGGACATACTTGAGAACTTCCTCAGGATGTGA
- a CDS encoding indole-3-glycerol phosphate synthase TrpC yields the protein MSILQEIIRSRKLEIKNLSRKKPLEELRDELTSLDEPLSFTDALTGNRVSLICEYKRASPSSGRTYGRGLHEMMEVYREGADAVSVITENRYFQGSIEFLREASEYGIPLLMKDFVVDEYQIYQARASGASSVLLITGVCPDLESGIETCRELSMEPLVECHSAIDIYRAIEAGAEIIGVNNRNLETLEVDLERTRALAPLVPDDLLMVSESGVRGPEDAEILAGCGADALLIGTSLMLASDPRELLDEIMAAVKSCRPGRKRYSGDEFFEQFA from the coding sequence ATGTCCATACTTCAGGAGATAATAAGGTCAAGAAAACTTGAGATCAAAAATTTATCCAGAAAAAAGCCCCTTGAGGAGCTCAGGGATGAATTAACATCCCTGGACGAACCATTGAGTTTCACCGATGCCCTCACAGGAAACAGGGTATCACTCATATGTGAATATAAAAGGGCATCCCCCTCCTCAGGGAGGACATATGGGAGAGGCCTCCATGAGATGATGGAGGTGTACAGGGAGGGTGCAGACGCTGTTTCTGTTATAACAGAGAACAGGTACTTTCAGGGCTCCATCGAGTTCCTCAGGGAGGCTTCAGAATATGGCATACCCCTTCTCATGAAGGACTTCGTGGTGGACGAGTACCAGATATACCAGGCAAGGGCATCAGGGGCATCATCGGTTCTCCTAATAACCGGGGTTTGCCCTGACCTTGAATCAGGGATCGAAACCTGCAGGGAACTCTCAATGGAGCCCCTGGTGGAGTGTCACAGCGCAATCGACATATACAGGGCCATAGAGGCCGGGGCAGAGATCATAGGAGTTAACAACAGAAACCTGGAAACACTCGAGGTTGACCTTGAGCGGACAAGGGCCCTGGCCCCCCTGGTACCTGATGACCTGCTCATGGTATCAGAAAGCGGGGTCAGGGGACCTGAGGATGCTGAGATCCTTGCAGGCTGCGGGGCGGATGCACTGCTCATAGGAACCTCCCTCATGCTGGCCAGTGATCCACGGGAACTCCTTGATGAGATAATGGCAGCTGTTAAATCCTGCAGACCTGGCAGAAAGAGGTACTCAGGGGATGAATTCTTTGAACAGTTCGCATGA
- a CDS encoding phosphoribosylanthranilate isomerase: MKIKICGLTREEDVVLADSLGADLLGFIHIRRSPRHLELGDVAELSSIIPDEKAVLVLETSETSRIREAIDETGIERIQLHSVSPETAGRIHESLHDDGYSLELTLAIPPLSSYICGHEFQGVSGLILDSAAGGKTGGTGKIIPPSDGLELLALVRGMDPSLRVTLAGGLTLEFVRKNMEYVSKFDCLDFNSGIEAEPGVKDHEMMAELMDYIEGLPSRKGAIEKL, encoded by the coding sequence ATGAAGATCAAGATCTGTGGGCTCACCAGGGAGGAGGACGTTGTCCTTGCAGATTCACTTGGGGCCGATTTACTGGGATTCATACATATCCGCAGGTCGCCAAGGCACCTTGAACTGGGGGATGTGGCGGAACTCTCCTCCATCATACCGGATGAAAAGGCGGTTCTTGTCCTTGAGACATCAGAAACCAGTAGGATAAGGGAGGCCATAGATGAAACAGGTATAGAAAGGATACAGCTTCACTCTGTAAGTCCTGAAACAGCTGGAAGAATCCATGAGTCCCTCCATGATGATGGATACAGTCTGGAGCTGACCCTCGCCATCCCCCCACTTTCTTCCTACATCTGCGGACATGAATTTCAGGGAGTATCCGGCCTGATCCTTGACTCGGCTGCAGGCGGAAAAACAGGGGGCACAGGGAAGATAATACCCCCCTCAGATGGCCTTGAGTTACTGGCCCTTGTAAGGGGAATGGATCCCTCCCTGAGGGTTACACTTGCAGGGGGCCTTACACTGGAATTTGTCAGGAAAAACATGGAATATGTATCGAAATTCGACTGCCTGGACTTCAACTCAGGAATTGAGGCTGAGCCGGGTGTAAAGGACCATGAGATGATGGCTGAACTCATGGACTACATTGAGGGACTCCCCTCCAGAAAAGGGGCAATTGAAAAATTATAG
- the trpB gene encoding tryptophan synthase subunit beta has product MIMDGKFGKYGGIFVPELLIPALEELEAAFLHYSKDRRFNEDLDHYLREYAGRPTGLYHARNLSEKLGCNVYLKREDMLHTGAHKINNTIGQALLARYMGKRRLIAETGAGQHGIATAAAGALFGMEVDVYMGTEDVERQKLNVFRMEISGARVIPVDSGSRTLKDAINQAMRDWISSVEDTHYLIGSTMGPHPYPTMVKHFQSVIGREAREQILEIEGELPDTIIACVGGGSNAIGIFSAFLEDDVELIGAEGGGEGIESGNHGATLSAGSEGVLHGSLSYVLQDDDGQINEAHSVSAGLDYPGVGPEHAYLMETGRARYEPITDAEALRGFKLLSRCEGIMPALESAHAIACLEKYASKPENRGKNVIVNLSGRGDKDMFLAAGLLGVDV; this is encoded by the coding sequence ATGATAATGGATGGTAAATTCGGTAAATATGGGGGAATATTCGTGCCAGAACTCCTCATACCTGCACTTGAGGAGCTTGAGGCGGCATTCCTCCACTACAGTAAGGATAGGAGGTTCAATGAGGACCTGGACCACTACCTGAGGGAGTACGCAGGAAGACCAACAGGTCTGTACCACGCCAGGAACCTCTCAGAGAAACTTGGATGCAATGTCTACCTCAAGAGGGAGGATATGCTGCATACTGGGGCCCATAAAATAAACAATACAATAGGCCAGGCACTCCTCGCGAGGTATATGGGTAAGAGGAGGCTGATAGCAGAGACAGGTGCAGGGCAGCATGGAATAGCAACTGCAGCAGCAGGCGCCCTCTTCGGGATGGAAGTTGATGTCTACATGGGAACCGAGGATGTTGAGAGACAGAAACTCAACGTCTTCAGGATGGAGATCTCAGGTGCAAGGGTCATACCTGTTGATTCAGGTTCAAGGACACTTAAGGACGCCATAAACCAGGCCATGAGGGACTGGATAAGCAGCGTGGAGGACACCCACTATCTGATAGGATCCACCATGGGCCCCCACCCCTACCCCACCATGGTGAAGCACTTCCAGAGCGTCATAGGCAGGGAGGCCAGGGAACAGATACTTGAAATTGAGGGTGAACTCCCTGATACCATAATAGCCTGTGTTGGCGGAGGTAGCAACGCCATAGGTATATTCTCGGCCTTCCTGGAAGATGACGTTGAACTGATAGGTGCAGAGGGAGGGGGTGAAGGTATAGAGTCAGGAAACCATGGTGCAACCCTATCTGCCGGTTCAGAGGGTGTACTGCACGGTTCACTTTCATATGTACTCCAGGATGACGATGGGCAGATAAATGAGGCCCATTCGGTTTCGGCGGGCCTCGATTATCCAGGGGTTGGCCCAGAGCATGCATACCTCATGGAGACTGGAAGGGCAAGGTATGAGCCCATAACCGACGCCGAGGCCCTCAGGGGCTTCAAACTCCTCTCAAGATGTGAGGGTATAATGCCGGCGCTTGAAAGCGCCCATGCCATAGCATGCCTTGAAAAATACGCCTCAAAACCTGAAAACAGGGGAAAGAATGTTATAGTTAACCTTTCAGGAAGGGGAGACAAGGACATGTTCCTTGCAGCGGGCCTTCTGGGGGTGGATGTATGA
- the trpA gene encoding tryptophan synthase subunit alpha: MNYAEMFSRVEGCAFVPFVVAGDPDMETSVEIIRTLVDAGADALEIGFPFSDPIADGTSVQEADLRALNSGMTTDDCFRLIERIREFTSVPVGLLVYYNLIYRMGVDEFYRRAAGAGVTGILAADLPPEEAGDALRAAEKYGIDQIFIVAPTTDNQRLKMISEVSSGFHYLVSVMGVTGARSRVEESTLELIERVKGAGSLPVMVGFGVSQPEHVRMLAEAGADGVIVGSAIIDMISRNLDDRERMLLEIYEMVRKMKNAAGGSR, translated from the coding sequence ATGAATTACGCTGAAATGTTCAGCAGGGTTGAGGGATGTGCCTTTGTCCCCTTCGTGGTTGCAGGGGACCCTGACATGGAGACATCGGTTGAAATCATAAGGACACTTGTGGATGCCGGTGCAGATGCCCTTGAAATAGGTTTCCCATTCTCTGACCCCATAGCAGATGGTACAAGTGTGCAGGAGGCTGATCTGAGGGCTTTAAATTCCGGGATGACCACCGATGACTGCTTCAGGCTGATAGAGAGGATAAGGGAATTCACCTCAGTACCTGTGGGTCTTCTTGTATACTACAACCTGATATACCGGATGGGTGTTGATGAATTCTACAGGAGGGCCGCCGGGGCCGGTGTTACAGGTATCCTCGCGGCGGACCTTCCCCCTGAGGAGGCCGGCGATGCCCTCAGGGCGGCTGAAAAGTATGGTATTGATCAGATATTCATAGTTGCACCCACAACAGACAACCAACGCCTCAAAATGATCTCAGAGGTTTCATCAGGGTTCCACTACCTTGTATCGGTCATGGGGGTCACCGGTGCAAGGTCCAGGGTTGAGGAGAGCACACTTGAACTCATAGAGAGGGTTAAGGGGGCAGGAAGCCTTCCTGTGATGGTTGGCTTTGGCGTTTCACAGCCAGAACATGTGAGGATGCTTGCTGAAGCAGGTGCCGATGGGGTTATAGTTGGAAGCGCAATCATAGACATGATATCCAGGAATCTTGATGACAGGGAGAGGATGCTCCTGGAGATATACGAAATGGTCAGAAAAATGAAGAACGCTGCAGGGGGGTCCAGATGA
- the trpD gene encoding anthranilate phosphoribosyltransferase, which yields MRFERIMNDIMDFRNLSEDEAHDLMEMIMDGELGDVKIASLLTALAMKGETVEEITGFARAMRERAVKVKTPESMRVVDACGTGGDRFKSYNVSTAAAIIAAAAGVKVAKHGNRAVTGSCGGADILEAAGVNIELGPEAARRSLETLGIAFMFAPLFHRATARAAPVRRELGFKTVFNILGPLTSPASAEVQLLGVFDPYLVGPVAEVLRNLGVKRAMVVHGFDGNMNPAMDEISTVGPTLVGFLEDDEIGIERLMPSDFGVDVGQLRHLKAASTVDGNLRMFLDVLAGVHDTPERKSRLDIALANAGALIYLAEMEDTLEGGTEAARETVESGAALRLLEDFASLTQNL from the coding sequence ATGAGGTTTGAGAGGATAATGAATGATATAATGGACTTCAGGAACCTCAGTGAGGATGAGGCCCACGATTTAATGGAGATGATAATGGATGGTGAACTGGGGGATGTGAAGATCGCCTCATTACTCACAGCCCTTGCAATGAAGGGGGAGACCGTGGAGGAGATCACAGGCTTTGCAAGGGCAATGAGGGAGAGGGCCGTGAAGGTTAAAACCCCTGAATCCATGAGGGTCGTTGATGCATGTGGAACAGGGGGTGACAGGTTCAAATCCTACAATGTGAGCACCGCAGCGGCAATAATAGCCGCCGCAGCCGGTGTTAAGGTGGCAAAACACGGTAACAGGGCTGTTACAGGTTCATGTGGCGGTGCAGACATACTGGAGGCCGCGGGGGTCAACATAGAACTGGGACCTGAGGCTGCACGAAGGTCCCTTGAAACCCTGGGAATAGCCTTCATGTTTGCACCACTCTTCCACAGGGCAACCGCCAGGGCGGCACCAGTAAGGAGGGAACTTGGCTTTAAGACGGTATTCAACATACTGGGGCCCCTAACATCCCCTGCATCAGCAGAGGTACAGCTCCTGGGGGTCTTTGACCCCTACCTTGTGGGTCCAGTTGCAGAGGTCCTCAGAAACCTTGGTGTGAAAAGGGCGATGGTTGTCCATGGCTTTGATGGTAACATGAACCCTGCGATGGATGAGATATCCACGGTGGGCCCAACCCTTGTGGGTTTCCTTGAGGATGATGAGATAGGGATCGAGAGGCTCATGCCATCGGATTTCGGTGTTGATGTTGGGCAGCTACGGCACCTGAAGGCGGCATCAACTGTTGATGGAAACCTCAGAATGTTTCTGGATGTCCTCGCTGGAGTGCATGATACGCCTGAGAGGAAATCGCGCCTGGATATCGCCCTTGCGAATGCAGGGGCACTGATATACCTTGCGGAAATGGAGGATACACTTGAAGGTGGAACAGAAGCTGCAAGAGAAACAGTTGAATCTGGAGCTGCACTCCGTTTACTGGAAGATTTCGCATCCTTAACTCAGAACCTGTAA
- a CDS encoding adenylate kinase: protein MPGFPETIAIVGVPGVGKTTLCRILSEKLNHTFINYGELMLEVAGERGLAGTLEELFSLPMDLQHSIWREAAHRVSEMKGVLVDLHGLDRSPLGYLVSLPVEFITPDLIIILESDPLDILRRRIADSKRRMHDTPSSLMEHMELLRTAMFVCAALMGSIVSVVENRTPEGAASEITEIIKAAEELEILRG from the coding sequence ATGCCGGGTTTTCCTGAAACCATTGCCATTGTGGGCGTGCCAGGTGTGGGAAAAACCACCCTATGCAGGATTCTCTCTGAAAAACTGAATCATACCTTCATCAATTATGGAGAACTGATGCTTGAAGTTGCAGGGGAGAGAGGCCTTGCAGGTACACTGGAGGAACTTTTCAGCCTCCCGATGGATCTGCAGCACAGCATCTGGCGTGAAGCCGCCCACAGAGTATCTGAAATGAAGGGGGTGCTCGTGGATCTCCACGGACTTGATAGGTCACCCCTCGGTTACCTTGTTTCACTTCCGGTGGAGTTCATAACCCCTGATCTCATCATAATCCTTGAATCAGACCCCCTGGATATACTTAGAAGGAGGATTGCTGACTCCAAAAGGAGAATGCATGATACTCCCTCAAGTCTTATGGAGCACATGGAGCTACTTCGAACAGCAATGTTCGTATGCGCAGCCCTCATGGGATCCATCGTCAGTGTGGTTGAAAACAGGACTCCTGAAGGGGCCGCCTCTGAAATCACTGAGATCATCAAAGCAGCAGAGGAACTCGAGATTTTACGGGGTTGA
- a CDS encoding metal-sulfur cluster assembly factor translates to MSEELLEKVKEALKKVADPHMGISIVEMGLVENIEIEEKGETIAKITIRPTNPGCMSAARMAMDARTVAEEVEGIDRAEITVEGHMMADAISEMVNK, encoded by the coding sequence ATGTCAGAAGAACTCTTGGAAAAGGTTAAGGAAGCTCTCAAAAAGGTTGCAGACCCACACATGGGTATAAGCATAGTGGAGATGGGTCTTGTTGAAAACATCGAAATCGAGGAGAAGGGTGAAACCATTGCAAAGATAACGATCCGGCCCACAAACCCTGGGTGCATGAGCGCCGCCAGGATGGCCATGGATGCAAGAACTGTTGCAGAGGAGGTTGAGGGCATCGACCGGGCCGAGATCACAGTGGAAGGCCATATGATGGCAGATGCCATAAGTGAAATGGTAAATAAATGA
- a CDS encoding DUF5591 domain-containing protein: MKVICSIEESLHRPEAVRWRERMKLMKPLGEVVVVLPCSMKKPYSTSRSHRKFMRVTRGFQELILTSPFGICPREMENTHPISSYDVSTTGEWSHEEKKLSGELLRDYVADLDVIAHVDGGYLEVCEEYLDAFTPTATTSRPASPEAIHRLGRELEGYEKIGARERMLHMLRSVAVYQFGEGADVIIPDDCRVRGRYNRRILTQDGSEIGTLMMDRGLISPSLEGAASIYSLGVKWVEIDFRLESNTLFAPGVVDADREIIPNDEVVIVREGDVVGVGRAVLCGEEMVKAERGVAVRLRRRKSLK; encoded by the coding sequence ATGAAGGTTATATGTTCAATTGAAGAATCACTCCACCGCCCCGAGGCTGTGAGGTGGCGCGAGAGAATGAAACTGATGAAGCCCCTCGGGGAGGTTGTGGTGGTGCTCCCATGCAGCATGAAGAAACCCTACTCCACCTCAAGGTCCCACAGAAAATTCATGAGGGTCACCAGGGGATTCCAGGAACTCATACTCACATCACCCTTCGGCATATGCCCCCGGGAGATGGAGAATACACATCCAATATCATCATATGATGTTTCAACCACGGGGGAATGGTCCCATGAGGAGAAAAAACTTTCAGGAGAACTTCTAAGAGACTACGTGGCTGACCTTGATGTTATAGCCCATGTTGATGGGGGGTACCTTGAGGTCTGCGAGGAGTACCTTGACGCCTTCACCCCCACAGCCACCACCTCAAGGCCCGCCTCCCCAGAGGCCATTCACAGGCTTGGAAGGGAACTTGAAGGCTATGAAAAGATAGGGGCGCGGGAAAGGATGCTCCATATGCTGCGCTCGGTGGCAGTATACCAGTTCGGGGAGGGTGCAGACGTTATCATACCCGATGACTGCAGGGTGAGGGGGAGATACAACAGGCGGATCCTCACCCAGGATGGTTCAGAGATAGGCACCCTGATGATGGACCGTGGGCTCATCTCACCATCCCTTGAGGGCGCGGCATCCATTTACAGCCTCGGCGTGAAATGGGTTGAGATAGATTTCAGGCTGGAGAGCAACACACTATTTGCACCTGGTGTGGTGGACGCCGACAGGGAAATAATACCCAACGATGAGGTTGTAATAGTTCGTGAAGGAGATGTCGTGGGTGTTGGAAGGGCTGTTTTATGTGGCGAGGAGATGGTGAAGGCAGAGCGTGGTGTTGCTGTCAGGTTAAGGCGCAGAAAAAGTTTAAAATAA
- a CDS encoding glutamate synthase-related protein has product MKEQDRECLCPDCPSYPGHGDDEMLFCARGSSRYEVNERGCLCASCPVYQKYGLRELYFCNTESLNGIRMRREGRSENHRDYMNIIHIKEAAGTGEAPMESMGSQKRLPVGLDDIHFVPAQVSSIPLNAEDPVKTEVTIGKMADKPLELSSPLMISGMSYGAVSKNTRMAIASAAARLGIGFNSGEGGVLEYEMEKAGDYLIVQYSTGRFGVTEDILQRAAAIEIRFGQGAYPGKGSYLPADKITGDVARVRGLKEGEGSYSPAHHPDIRNPEELREKVSYLRELSGGSPVGAKIGCGNVEDDVKALLDAGVDFIALDGFGGGTGAVNPHIRDSTGIPLIAAIPRAAKVTVNEGLEGRVSLIAGGGLRTGADMAKCLALGADAVYIGTAALIAMNCQQHRLCHTGMCPTGITTHDPTLVKHLDARKAAERLENYIKVSTAEIADFARITGKDDIKKLNHEDLVALKKDVAELTGLRWLNGL; this is encoded by the coding sequence ATGAAGGAACAGGACAGGGAATGTTTATGCCCGGATTGCCCGAGTTATCCCGGTCACGGGGACGATGAGATGCTCTTCTGTGCCAGAGGCAGCAGCAGATACGAGGTTAATGAAAGGGGATGTCTCTGCGCATCATGCCCTGTTTATCAGAAATATGGTCTCAGGGAACTCTATTTCTGTAACACAGAATCACTGAATGGCATCCGTATGAGGAGAGAAGGTCGCTCCGAGAATCACAGGGACTACATGAACATAATCCATATCAAGGAGGCTGCAGGAACAGGTGAAGCGCCCATGGAGTCAATGGGATCTCAAAAGAGGCTGCCAGTGGGACTTGATGACATACACTTTGTACCGGCACAGGTGTCCTCCATACCCCTGAACGCAGAGGACCCTGTGAAAACAGAGGTGACCATAGGTAAGATGGCGGACAAACCCCTAGAACTGAGCTCACCTCTAATGATAAGCGGTATGAGCTATGGTGCAGTCTCAAAAAACACAAGGATGGCCATTGCATCCGCTGCAGCCAGACTGGGGATCGGCTTCAATTCAGGTGAGGGGGGTGTCCTTGAATATGAAATGGAGAAGGCTGGAGATTACCTCATAGTCCAGTATTCAACAGGGAGATTCGGGGTCACAGAGGATATACTTCAGAGGGCCGCCGCCATAGAGATAAGATTCGGTCAGGGTGCATACCCCGGTAAAGGGAGTTATCTGCCAGCTGACAAGATCACAGGTGATGTGGCAAGGGTCCGTGGGCTTAAAGAAGGTGAGGGCTCATATTCTCCCGCACATCACCCTGACATCAGAAACCCTGAGGAGCTCAGAGAGAAGGTATCATACCTAAGGGAACTCTCTGGAGGTTCTCCTGTTGGTGCCAAGATCGGATGTGGAAACGTTGAGGACGATGTGAAAGCCCTCCTTGATGCCGGTGTTGACTTCATAGCTCTCGATGGATTTGGAGGGGGTACCGGGGCTGTTAACCCCCATATAAGGGACAGCACAGGCATACCACTCATTGCAGCCATACCCCGGGCCGCCAAGGTTACTGTCAACGAGGGCCTTGAGGGTAGAGTATCCCTGATTGCAGGGGGAGGCCTCAGGACAGGGGCTGATATGGCCAAATGCCTTGCCCTGGGTGCAGATGCAGTTTACATAGGTACCGCGGCCCTTATTGCCATGAACTGCCAGCAGCACAGGCTATGCCACACAGGGATGTGTCCAACGGGTATAACCACCCATGACCCCACCCTTGTGAAGCACCTTGACGCCAGAAAGGCTGCTGAACGGCTTGAAAACTATATAAAGGTATCAACAGCCGAAATCGCTGATTTTGCAAGGATAACCGGAAAGGATGATATTAAAAAACTGAATCACGAGGACCTTGTGGCCCTTAAAAAGGATGTGGCAGAACTCACAGGTCTCAGATGGCTGAATGGCCTTTAA
- a CDS encoding TIGR00295 family protein, with protein sequence MSIHLLRSAGCPEWVVDHSLAVRKKALELAGNLPVNRELVEEGALLHDIGRCRTSGVDHAVEGARILRKLGYPVEVIRIVERHVGAGIPEDEADALGLPPGNYMPETLEEKIVAHADNLINGSDEVDIDFVIKKWSDRLGKNHPSIDRLRQLHEEIMEMSK encoded by the coding sequence TTGAGCATCCACCTACTTAGAAGTGCTGGATGTCCCGAATGGGTTGTTGACCACTCACTGGCCGTCAGAAAAAAGGCCCTTGAACTGGCAGGAAACCTCCCTGTTAACAGAGAACTTGTTGAAGAGGGTGCCCTGCTTCATGATATAGGTCGCTGCAGGACCAGTGGAGTTGATCATGCAGTTGAGGGGGCCCGCATCCTAAGGAAACTCGGTTACCCTGTGGAGGTCATCAGGATAGTTGAGAGGCACGTGGGTGCGGGAATACCTGAGGATGAGGCTGATGCCCTGGGACTTCCACCTGGAAACTACATGCCAGAGACCCTTGAAGAGAAGATTGTTGCCCACGCAGATAACCTCATAAATGGTTCAGATGAGGTTGATATTGATTTTGTCATTAAAAAATGGTCTGATCGCCTTGGAAAGAATCATCCATCAATAGATCGCCTCAGACAACTTCATGAAGAAATCATGGAGATGTCAAAATAG